A region from the Agrobacterium cucumeris genome encodes:
- the cheB gene encoding protein-glutamate O-methylesterase CheB gives MSALARVLVVDDSPTMRGLISAVLKADPEVEVVGQAGNAMEARAAIKQLNPDVVTLDIEMPEMNGLEFLEKIMRLRPMPVIMVSSLTHRGADASLAALEIGAFDCVGKPAPGDARPFGDLADKVKAAARSQHAAYRTARPESAAAVQPTPVSDYRAGRKVVAIGSSTGGVEALIAVLQKFPANCPPTVITQHMPPTFTRSFAERLNRICAPVVEEATDGARLQTGKIYLAPGGERHLQIANRAAPCCRLIERDPVNGHRPSVDVLFDSVAELAGRNAVGVILTGMGRDGAAGLLKMRHAGARTVGQNEKTCVVYGMPRVAYELGAVEQQLPLASIGEEILKLTTARKEGAD, from the coding sequence ATGAGCGCACTCGCACGGGTACTCGTCGTCGATGATAGTCCAACGATGCGCGGCCTGATTTCGGCTGTCCTCAAGGCAGATCCGGAAGTCGAGGTGGTCGGGCAGGCCGGCAACGCCATGGAAGCACGCGCCGCCATCAAGCAGCTCAACCCCGATGTCGTGACGCTCGATATCGAGATGCCGGAAATGAACGGCCTCGAATTTCTCGAAAAGATCATGCGCCTGCGGCCCATGCCGGTGATCATGGTCTCGTCGCTGACCCATCGCGGCGCGGACGCTTCGCTTGCGGCACTCGAAATCGGTGCCTTCGATTGCGTCGGCAAGCCGGCTCCGGGCGATGCGCGTCCCTTTGGCGATCTTGCCGACAAGGTGAAGGCCGCTGCCCGCTCCCAACACGCCGCCTATCGCACGGCTCGTCCGGAAAGCGCCGCGGCTGTGCAGCCTACGCCGGTCAGCGATTATCGCGCGGGCCGCAAAGTCGTGGCCATCGGTTCGTCCACGGGTGGTGTCGAGGCGCTGATCGCCGTGCTGCAGAAATTTCCGGCCAATTGCCCGCCGACCGTCATCACCCAGCACATGCCGCCGACCTTCACCCGGAGCTTCGCCGAACGGCTGAACCGGATTTGCGCGCCCGTCGTGGAAGAAGCCACCGATGGCGCACGCCTGCAGACCGGCAAGATCTATCTTGCGCCGGGCGGTGAACGCCACCTGCAGATCGCCAACCGGGCAGCACCCTGCTGCCGGCTTATCGAGCGCGATCCGGTGAACGGTCATCGTCCCTCCGTCGATGTGCTGTTTGATTCGGTGGCAGAGCTTGCCGGTCGCAATGCCGTCGGCGTCATTCTCACCGGCATGGGCCGCGATGGCGCGGCCGGACTGCTGAAAATGCGCCATGCCGGTGCGCGCACCGTCGGCCAGAATGAAAAAACATGTGTCGTCTACGGCATGCCCCGCGTGGCCTATGAGCTCGGTGCCGTCGAACAGCAATTGCCGCTGGCCTCCATCGGCGAAGAAATCCTGAAACTAACCACTGCCCGCAAAGAAGGTGCTGACTAA
- the cheY2 gene encoding chemotaxis response regulator CheY2: MSLAEKIKVLIVDDQVTSRLLLSDALTQLGFKQITAAGDGEQGLKIMEQQPHHLVISDFNMPKMDGLGFLHAVRANPTLKKAAFIILTAQGDRALVQKAAQLGANNVLAKPFTIDKMRAAIEAVFGSLK, from the coding sequence ATGTCTCTCGCAGAAAAGATCAAAGTTCTGATCGTTGACGATCAGGTGACCAGCCGGTTGCTCCTCAGCGATGCGCTGACACAGCTGGGCTTCAAGCAGATCACTGCCGCCGGCGATGGCGAGCAGGGATTGAAGATCATGGAGCAGCAGCCCCATCATCTCGTCATCTCCGACTTCAACATGCCGAAGATGGACGGTCTTGGTTTCCTGCACGCCGTGCGGGCCAACCCGACCCTTAAAAAGGCGGCCTTCATCATCCTTACCGCGCAGGGCGACCGCGCGCTGGTGCAGAAGGCGGCGCAGCTCGGCGCGAACAACGTGCTGGCCAAGCCTTTCACCATCGACAAGATGCGCGCAGCCATCGAGGCGGTTTTCGGATCGCTGAAATGA
- the cheD gene encoding chemoreceptor glutamine deamidase CheD, giving the protein MIEAAAKRVHIIQGEYKVVNDPDVVMTTILGSCVAACLRDPVAGIGGMNHFLLPGTGNVTGGDATRYGVHLMELLINGLLKKGARRDRLEAKVFGGAKTIASFSNVGEQNAIFAMQFLKDEGIPVISSSTGGEHGRKIEFWPVSGRARQHPLSGAETQKTVAMETRPVPAPKPVANDIEFF; this is encoded by the coding sequence ATGATTGAAGCTGCGGCCAAGCGCGTACATATCATTCAGGGCGAGTATAAGGTTGTCAACGATCCCGACGTGGTCATGACGACGATACTCGGTTCGTGCGTGGCCGCCTGTCTGAGAGATCCCGTTGCCGGCATTGGAGGAATGAACCACTTCCTGTTGCCGGGAACGGGCAATGTGACCGGCGGAGATGCAACGCGTTACGGCGTGCATCTCATGGAACTTCTGATCAACGGCCTTCTGAAGAAGGGCGCCCGCCGCGACCGGCTGGAGGCCAAGGTTTTCGGCGGCGCGAAGACAATCGCCAGCTTCTCGAATGTCGGTGAGCAGAATGCCATCTTCGCCATGCAGTTTCTGAAGGATGAAGGCATTCCGGTCATAAGCTCCTCCACGGGCGGAGAGCATGGCCGCAAGATCGAGTTCTGGCCGGTCTCGGGTCGCGCGCGTCAGCATCCGCTCAGCGGCGCGGAAACCCAGAAGACGGTCGCCATGGAAACGCGTCCGGTGCCGGCACCCAAGCCCGTCGCCAACGACATCGAATTTTTCTAG
- the cheT gene encoding chemotaxis protein CheT gives MQIADHAGTAPFEEALPDVLMRVVSELHDVAYLIERIEPQLLEVTSGQLSGDGIKLLQGIDLAVQKTRGLAEFIDTITGSIPGEWIVDVSTALSLVKLAEMQKALGAAFRHGHSQPLDKASGDFDLF, from the coding sequence ATGCAGATTGCAGACCACGCCGGCACCGCTCCGTTCGAAGAAGCACTGCCGGATGTTCTCATGCGCGTGGTGTCGGAGTTGCACGATGTCGCCTATCTCATAGAGCGCATCGAACCACAGTTGCTGGAAGTGACCAGTGGTCAATTGTCGGGCGATGGCATCAAGCTGCTGCAGGGCATTGATCTCGCCGTTCAGAAGACCCGCGGTCTTGCCGAATTCATCGACACCATCACCGGTTCCATTCCCGGTGAATGGATCGTGGATGTCTCGACGGCGCTCAGCCTCGTCAAGCTTGCCGAAATGCAGAAGGCGCTGGGCGCGGCCTTCCGCCACGGCCATTCCCAGCCGCTGGACAAGGCGTCCGGCGACTTCGACCTGTTCTAG
- the fliF gene encoding flagellar basal-body MS-ring/collar protein FliF: MNLLNQIPQVLKNIAALGQTRLLMLGGVGVLSMAVILAAALYVNRPAYETLYVGLEKSDLNKISIALAESGLDFQVGTDGSSLQVPVGLTSKARLLLAERGLPDSANAGYELFDNVGSLGLTSFMQEVTRVRALEGEISRSIQQIDGIAAARVHIVMPDVGNFRRGEQKPTASVMIRASATAGRKASASIRHLVASAVPGLEVDDVTLLDSTGQLLASGDDVTNAAMNRSLTLAQNVQQEITTNIDKALAPFLGMDNFRSSVTAQLNTDSRQIQETVYDPESRVERSVRTVKEDQKSQETQPDTAATVEQNVPQAAPQGGGGGPQSSDQSAKKEEQTNYEINSKTVATVKNGYTVEKISVAVVVNKGRIAKMVGEPVDQAKIDAYLAEMQKIVTSAAGISSDRGDIVTLTAMDFLETQLLDEAASGPGVMEVLSRNSAGIINSLAFVAVAFLVIWLGVRPLVRTVAGNGAAAGQLSQETAGLELPDFSPGMDAGAGGLMEGFGADFGFDSTDDLLAGGDSEGTFNRRVREGPERRLSRMVEISEERAAKILRKWAVEKAA; the protein is encoded by the coding sequence ATGAATCTGTTAAATCAAATCCCTCAGGTCCTGAAGAATATCGCGGCGCTGGGTCAGACACGGCTGCTGATGCTGGGCGGCGTGGGCGTTTTGTCCATGGCCGTTATCCTTGCAGCAGCCCTCTACGTGAACCGTCCCGCTTACGAGACCCTTTATGTAGGGCTTGAAAAAAGCGACCTCAACAAGATCAGCATTGCGCTTGCCGAATCGGGGCTGGACTTTCAGGTCGGAACCGACGGTTCGAGCCTTCAGGTTCCCGTTGGACTGACCAGTAAGGCAAGGCTGCTTCTGGCCGAGCGCGGTCTGCCTGATAGCGCCAATGCCGGTTACGAGCTTTTCGACAATGTCGGTTCTCTCGGCCTGACCTCCTTCATGCAGGAAGTGACGCGCGTTCGCGCCCTCGAGGGTGAGATCAGCCGCTCCATCCAGCAGATCGACGGGATTGCCGCCGCACGCGTCCATATCGTCATGCCTGACGTCGGCAATTTCCGCCGTGGCGAACAGAAGCCCACCGCATCGGTCATGATCCGCGCCAGCGCCACCGCAGGTCGCAAGGCGTCCGCCTCCATCCGTCACCTCGTCGCCTCGGCCGTTCCCGGCCTCGAAGTCGATGACGTGACCCTGCTCGATTCCACCGGCCAGCTTCTGGCTTCTGGCGACGATGTCACCAACGCCGCCATGAACCGCTCGCTGACACTGGCGCAGAATGTCCAGCAGGAAATCACCACCAATATCGACAAGGCGCTGGCGCCTTTCCTCGGCATGGACAATTTCCGCTCAAGCGTGACCGCGCAGCTGAACACCGACAGTCGCCAGATCCAGGAGACCGTGTATGATCCGGAATCGCGCGTCGAACGCTCTGTCCGCACGGTAAAGGAAGACCAGAAGTCCCAGGAAACGCAGCCGGATACCGCAGCGACCGTGGAACAGAACGTGCCGCAGGCAGCCCCGCAGGGTGGCGGCGGTGGCCCGCAGTCCTCCGACCAGTCGGCCAAGAAGGAAGAGCAGACCAATTACGAGATCAACTCGAAAACGGTCGCTACCGTCAAGAACGGCTACACTGTCGAGAAGATTTCGGTCGCCGTGGTCGTCAACAAGGGTCGCATTGCCAAGATGGTCGGCGAACCCGTCGATCAGGCCAAGATCGACGCCTATCTTGCCGAAATGCAGAAGATCGTGACGTCGGCGGCGGGCATCTCTTCCGATCGCGGTGATATCGTCACGCTGACGGCAATGGACTTCCTCGAAACGCAATTGCTCGACGAGGCCGCCAGCGGTCCGGGCGTCATGGAAGTGTTGAGCCGCAATTCGGCTGGCATCATCAACTCGCTCGCCTTCGTCGCTGTCGCCTTCCTCGTCATCTGGCTTGGTGTGCGTCCCCTGGTCCGCACGGTGGCCGGCAATGGTGCGGCCGCGGGTCAGCTCAGCCAGGAGACCGCCGGTCTCGAACTGCCGGATTTCTCTCCCGGCATGGATGCAGGTGCTGGTGGTCTCATGGAAGGTTTCGGAGCGGATTTCGGCTTCGACAGCACCGACGATCTTCTGGCAGGTGGCGACAGCGAAGGCACCTTCAACCGCCGGGTTCGCGAAGGGCCGGAACGCAGGCTCTCCCGCATGGTGGAAATCAGCGAGGAAAGAGCAGCCAAGATCCTGCGCAAATGGGCAGTGGAAAAGGCAGCGTGA
- the visN gene encoding transcriptional regulator VisN produces the protein MKVDVDIRRLSAKPMEGMGKPLPRDQLAKNVAATAAAGNVAGALDLLVTYAGASHYLLARDDLLEETGLKFIVTSDWPFDLVRRLGIELTNSQNRSSEMEKCLSLLRPRLLFLPDDVSVPYGIDRQYSALSFCVGRIRLSLLLLFPEHAVPSPERLREIALLTGYCVSFGIASEAKAVRDIDLTERELECLFWIAEGKTSDEIAMILGISRNTINNYITSVMRKTATKTRSEAIAYAVRNNLV, from the coding sequence TTGAAAGTCGATGTTGATATCCGCAGGCTGTCTGCCAAGCCTATGGAGGGCATGGGTAAGCCCTTGCCGCGCGATCAGCTTGCCAAGAACGTCGCAGCCACGGCCGCTGCCGGCAACGTTGCAGGCGCACTGGATTTGCTCGTAACCTACGCTGGCGCCTCGCATTATCTGCTGGCGCGGGATGATCTTCTCGAAGAAACCGGTCTGAAATTCATCGTCACATCCGACTGGCCTTTCGATCTGGTGCGCAGGCTCGGCATTGAGCTGACGAACAGCCAGAACAGATCGAGCGAAATGGAAAAATGCCTTTCGCTTCTGCGGCCGCGATTATTGTTTCTTCCCGACGATGTTTCTGTTCCCTACGGTATCGACCGGCAATATTCCGCACTGTCTTTCTGCGTGGGCCGCATCCGCCTTTCCCTTCTTCTGCTGTTTCCCGAACATGCTGTTCCTTCACCGGAGCGTCTGCGAGAAATCGCGCTGTTGACGGGTTATTGCGTAAGCTTCGGCATCGCCAGCGAAGCAAAGGCCGTGCGTGATATCGATCTTACCGAGCGCGAGCTCGAATGCCTGTTCTGGATTGCCGAAGGCAAGACAAGCGACGAAATTGCGATGATCCTTGGCATTTCGCGCAATACGATCAATAATTACATTACAAGCGTGATGCGTAAAACCGCGACGAAAACCCGCTCGGAGGCAATTGCCTACGCCGTGCGCAACAACCTCGTATAA
- the visR gene encoding transcriptional regulator VisR: MFYRSPVATSRSDLFPKLVAMQKLVGARNFVVTKAAASGFPNKKKLTCELENWGMNAAEQSTQFIRAVGDILLDHIETSLLPVIWRNKNAGGFADLPDVPALLRRIENDTLPYAGLAMPVRLGTIGNGYIVFCGTNLVLDNEVVIEQHIKCCEIMVDMLALDERKAAPSEALSEREIACLQLAGDGRISEEIAVKLGLSVHTVNAYLGSATIKLDSVNRIQAIAKAIRLGYIH; this comes from the coding sequence ATGTTTTACCGCAGCCCTGTCGCAACGAGCCGGTCGGATCTGTTTCCGAAGCTCGTCGCCATGCAGAAGCTGGTCGGCGCACGAAATTTCGTGGTGACGAAGGCTGCCGCTTCCGGTTTTCCCAACAAGAAGAAGCTGACCTGCGAGCTGGAAAACTGGGGCATGAATGCCGCAGAACAGAGCACGCAGTTCATACGCGCCGTTGGCGATATTCTTCTCGACCATATCGAGACGTCGCTGTTGCCGGTTATCTGGCGCAACAAGAATGCCGGCGGCTTTGCCGATCTTCCCGATGTTCCGGCGTTGCTACGCCGGATTGAAAACGACACGTTGCCCTATGCCGGGCTGGCCATGCCGGTGCGGCTCGGCACCATCGGCAATGGCTACATCGTTTTCTGCGGCACCAATCTCGTCCTCGACAACGAGGTCGTCATCGAGCAGCACATCAAATGCTGCGAGATCATGGTGGACATGCTGGCGCTCGACGAGCGCAAGGCGGCTCCCTCGGAAGCACTGAGCGAGAGGGAAATCGCCTGCTTGCAACTGGCGGGTGACGGCCGGATCAGTGAAGAGATCGCGGTCAAGCTGGGGCTTTCCGTGCACACGGTTAATGCATATCTCGGTTCTGCGACGATCAAGCTTGATTCCGTCAACCGTATTCAGGCGATCGCCAAGGCCATCCGGCTCGGCTATATCCATTGA
- a CDS encoding methyl-accepting chemotaxis protein — protein MHNRLFKTVASKVVALTIGLIMLSVAAVGFSTFMRLKDNIITTALRDTNSAMRSMAILYEMKVGGVTLDMGDGELKSVGRASIGTLRDNDLVDRTAAGNGGIATVFETKAGEYVRMTTNLKNEKGERAAGTKLATDHPAFEKVSKGEAYFGPATLFGVNYMTGYMPVTNKTGATVGILFVGVPMAVYEAQIFGLRDLMLICGALAMVGVGLLAYFVIRRTLKPLGKLTDAVKSLSDGNLDTPIPYATNTNEFGNIARALVIFRENALEKLAIEGRSADERSVAESERHRNDAEKQELDSQIEFAVSEIASGLGRLSRGDLSRTIETPFTGRLDRLRTDFNGSLLNLRDALGQIRERTLIIQHSGFEIEQSSVDLSKRTENQAASLEETAAAVEEITATVRSSAERAREANEAVRITKQSADSSGSVVSNAVDAMGRIEGASRKIEQIIEVIDDIAFQTNLLALNAGIEAARAGEAGKGFAVVAQEVRELAQRSADAAREIKQLINQSTHEVSTGSKLVQEAGTVLSAISQQIVTVSQHVETIATATQDQSSALHNVNGSVNQMDQMTQQNAALAEQSSAASRVLSGEVEALLDLVQRFQMEQGSAAGRDRLNRAA, from the coding sequence ATGCACAACCGGCTCTTTAAGACCGTTGCGAGCAAGGTCGTCGCGCTGACAATCGGCTTGATCATGCTCAGTGTGGCCGCAGTTGGTTTTTCCACCTTCATGCGCCTGAAAGACAATATCATCACCACGGCGCTGCGCGATACCAACAGCGCGATGCGTAGCATGGCTATCCTTTACGAGATGAAGGTTGGTGGCGTCACCCTCGACATGGGGGATGGAGAGCTGAAGAGTGTCGGCCGCGCCAGTATCGGGACATTGCGCGACAACGACCTCGTCGACCGCACGGCAGCCGGAAACGGCGGCATCGCCACGGTTTTTGAAACCAAGGCCGGTGAATATGTCCGTATGACCACCAATCTGAAAAATGAAAAGGGCGAGCGCGCGGCGGGCACCAAGCTTGCCACCGATCATCCTGCTTTCGAAAAAGTCAGCAAGGGTGAAGCCTATTTCGGCCCTGCCACGCTTTTCGGCGTCAACTACATGACCGGTTACATGCCGGTTACCAACAAGACCGGCGCCACCGTCGGTATTCTCTTCGTCGGCGTTCCCATGGCCGTCTACGAAGCCCAGATATTCGGCCTGCGCGACCTGATGCTGATCTGCGGCGCGCTGGCCATGGTTGGCGTCGGGCTGCTCGCCTATTTCGTCATCAGGCGCACTCTGAAGCCGCTGGGCAAGCTGACCGATGCGGTAAAGTCTCTTTCTGACGGTAATCTCGACACGCCAATCCCCTATGCCACCAATACCAACGAATTCGGCAATATCGCCCGTGCGCTGGTGATTTTCCGCGAGAATGCGCTTGAGAAACTGGCCATCGAAGGACGAAGCGCCGATGAGCGCTCCGTGGCGGAATCCGAACGCCACCGCAACGACGCTGAAAAGCAGGAGCTGGATAGCCAGATCGAATTTGCGGTGAGTGAGATCGCGTCCGGTCTCGGCAGGCTTTCGCGTGGCGATCTCAGCCGTACGATCGAGACACCTTTCACCGGCCGTCTGGACCGGCTGCGCACGGATTTCAACGGTTCCCTGCTCAACCTTCGCGATGCGCTGGGGCAGATCCGTGAGCGGACGCTGATCATCCAGCATAGCGGCTTTGAAATCGAGCAGTCGTCGGTTGACCTGTCGAAGCGCACCGAAAATCAGGCAGCCTCGCTGGAAGAGACCGCCGCCGCCGTCGAGGAAATCACCGCGACGGTCAGATCGTCGGCCGAGCGGGCACGGGAGGCCAATGAGGCCGTTCGCATTACCAAGCAGAGCGCCGATAGTTCCGGCTCGGTCGTCAGCAATGCCGTTGATGCCATGGGCCGCATCGAAGGCGCTTCCCGCAAGATCGAGCAGATCATCGAGGTCATCGACGATATCGCCTTCCAGACCAATCTCCTTGCGCTCAATGCCGGCATCGAGGCAGCGCGTGCGGGTGAGGCGGGCAAGGGTTTTGCCGTAGTGGCGCAGGAAGTGCGTGAATTGGCGCAACGTTCCGCCGATGCAGCCCGCGAAATCAAGCAGCTCATCAACCAGTCGACGCACGAAGTCAGCACCGGATCGAAGCTGGTGCAGGAGGCGGGCACGGTTCTTTCCGCCATCAGCCAGCAGATCGTCACCGTCAGCCAGCATGTCGAAACCATCGCAACGGCAACGCAGGACCAGTCTTCCGCGCTTCACAACGTCAACGGTTCCGTCAACCAGATGGACCAGATGACGCAGCAGAATGCAGCCCTTGCCGAACAGTCGAGTGCGGCGAGCCGGGTGCTCTCCGGCGAGGTGGAGGCCTTGCTCGATCTCGTCCAGCGTTTCCAGATGGAGCAGGGTTCGGCGGCGGGCAGGGATCGATTGAACCGGGCTGCCTGA